In the Helianthus annuus cultivar XRQ/B chromosome 11, HanXRQr2.0-SUNRISE, whole genome shotgun sequence genome, one interval contains:
- the LOC118484091 gene encoding zinc finger BED domain-containing protein RICESLEEPER 2-like encodes MKHKFDKYYEDYDNSKSNKLFEFAAILDPRVKLTIIEYGCAKNCELMKKDGKLKTDKEFKEKVKEMVDGVESEMHKLLREYEDLEPASSSIPVNTVEQGRGKKQWMGKLEQFRGVAGQSSSKKTELEKYLLEDLELMNDEFDILLWWKVNSTRYPTLARMAKDILAIPVSTVASESAFSTGGRVVECYRSSLSPTIVEALICTQDWIRPGRKEINEEEEYEKFDEFTKDVYERIEKMKIELRLTAKVYNNDREDWRKTKQIFCLNTFDRQDDAG; translated from the exons ATGAAACACAAATTTGATAAATATTATGAAGATTATGATAATAGTAAGAGTAATAAGTTGTTTGAGTTTGCGGCTATCTTGGATCCCCGTGTGAAACTTACAATAATAGAGTACGGTTGTGCGAAAAATTGTGAGTTGATGAAAAAAGACGGTAAGTTAAAGACAGATAAAGAATTTAAAGAAAAGGTCAAAGAAATGGTTGATGGGGTGGAATCTGAGATGCACAAACTGCTACGAGAATATGAGGATTTGGAACCAGCCAGTTCAAGCATTCCAGTTAATACAGTTGAACAAGGTCGGGGTAAGAAACAATGGATGGGTAAGCTTGAACAGTTTCGTGGTGTTGCTGGACAGTCTTCTAGTAAGAAGACAGAATTAGAAAAATATCTCTTAGAAGATCTTGAATTAATGAATGACGAGTTTGATATATTGCTTTGGTGGAAGGTAAATTCCACTAGATATCCAACCTTGGCACGGATGGCAAAAG aTATATTGGCTATCCCAGTTTCAACCGTAGCTTCTGAGTCTGCTTTTAGCACTGGCGGGCGAGTAGTAGAATGCTACAGAAGTTCGTTATCACCCACCATTGTTGAGGCGTTAATTTGCACACAGGACTGGATTCGACCCGGGAGAAAAGAAATAAATGAAGAGGAAGAATATGAGAAATTTGATGAGTTCACAAAAG ATGTTTATGAGAGGATTGAAAAGATGAAGATTGAATTAAGGTTAACGGCAAAAGTGTATAACAACGATAGAGAGGATTGGAGAAAGACCAAACAAATCTTTTGTTTGAACAC
- the LOC110890650 gene encoding E3 ubiquitin-protein ligase DIS1: protein MSAISYFDDLRENPEVIDPPQVEDAMDVTEHVHVHDPVQNALKPNQLATSSVRDLLECPVCLNAMYPPIHQCSNGHTLCSGCKPRVHNRCPTCRHELGNIRCLALEKVAASLELPCKYQSYGCFGIYPYYSKLKHESQCIFRPYNCPYAGSECTVIGDIPYLVAHLKDGHKVDMHNGSTFNHRYVKSNPHEVENATWMLTVFSCYGQYFCLHFEAFQLGMAPVYIAFLRFMGDDDEAKNYSYSLEVGGNGRKMTWQGVPRSIRDSHRKVRDSFDGLIIQRNMALFFSGGDRKELKLRVTGKIWKEQ, encoded by the exons ATGTCGGCAATATCTTATTTCGACGACTTGCGAGAGAATCCGGAGGTTATTGATCCTCCTCAAGTTGAAGATGCAATGGATGTAACAGAACACGTACATGTTCATGACCCTGTTCAAAACGCTTTAAAACCTAATCAACTCGCAACTAGTAGTGTGCGTGATCTATTGGAGTGTCCGGTTTGCTTGAATGCCATGTACCCTCCTATCCATCAG tgctcGAATGGTCACACATTATGTTCGGGCTGCAAACCGCGTGTGCACAACCGTTGTCCAACATGCAGGCATGAACTCGGAAACATTAGATGTCTAGCCCTTGAGAAGGTGGCCGCATCGCTTGAACTTCCTTGTAAATATCAGAGCTACGGGTGTTTCGGAATCTATCCGTATTACAGCAAGTTAAAACATGAATCTCAATGCATTTTCCGACCCTATAACTGTCCTTACGCCGGCTCAGAATGCACTGTTATCGGCGACATCCCGTATCTCGTAGCCCATCTAAAAGACGGCCATAAAGTTGACATGCATAATGGCAGTACGTTTAACCATCGTTATGTCAAATCAAACCCTCATGAGGTTGAGAATGCGACATGGATGCTTACG GTATTTAGTTGTTATGGCCAGTACTTCTGTCTCCATTTTGAGGCGTTCCAGCTGGGAATGGCGCCCGTTTATATCGCGTTCTTGAGATTTATGGGGGACGATGACGAGGCGAAGAACTACAGCTACAGCCTGGAGGTTGGAGGGAACGGGAGGAAGATGACGTGGCAAGGAGTCCCAAGAAGCATACGAGACAGTCATAGAAAGGTTCGTGATAGCTTCGACGGTCTGATTATTCAGCGTAATATGGCGCTTTTCTTTTCGGGAGGTGATAGGAAGGAACTGAAGCTGAGAGTTACTGGTAAGATATGGAAAGAACAGTAA